The region CAAATCTCTCCCCGCCATCCTTCAACCATGCTGACTGTAAGCATTTTTTCTCTCATGGGGGTAATTTCATGTGTAATAGAACCATTTGGTAATTCACGAAGTTGTTGACGGATAAACTTAAGTGAAGCCTTGATCTCAAGCCAGCGCACATAGGCACGGGCGAAGCAATCACCTGTTGACCATGTGCAGGGATAGACCTGCGCAAACCGGTATATTCCATAGGGAAATTCCCTGCGTACGTCGCAATCGAGACCGCAGGCCCTGGCGGCCACGCCTACAAGGCCAACCTCAATTGCAGTCTCAGGAGATATTGTCCCGGTTCCCTCAAATCTGGCAAGAACCGAGGGGGTATCGAGCATAAGCTCAATGGCACCTGTTGCATCCTTATCCACAGCATCCAGCCCATTAAGCAGTCTCGTGATTAATTCGGTGTCAAGGTCCCAGGCCACGCCGGATGGACGGATCAAGCCGCGTCCGAATCGGTTCCCACACAAAAGTGCTGTGAGGTTCAGGACATCTCCCCTTATCCTTCCGCAATAACTCATAGTTGGTAAATACCCGACATCTCCTGCAAGCGCCCCAAGGTCTCCTAAATGGTTGGCGATTCTTTCCAGTTCGGCAGCAATAGCCCTTATGGCTTCAGCATGGGGAGAGGCCACTATGCCTGACATAGCTTCAACAGCCCTGCAATAGGCTGTAGCATGGCCGATGGTAGTATCACCTGCCAGGGTCTCCATATAATGAATGCTACGCGGTCCTGGCCCACCGTTCATAGCCCTTTCAATGCCACGGTGCTGATAACCAAGAGATATCTCGAGATGATATACCGTTTCGCCATGACATAAAAAACGGAAATGACCCGGTTCGATTACTCCGGCATGAACAGGTCCGACAGCCACTTCATGGGATTCCTCGCCTGTTATACGGAAAAAATCTGTGACCCCCACAGTAGTTGTTTCATGAAAATTGGTGTCATGAGAATGCAAAAAACGTATGGGTTTGAGCCAGGGGTGATCTTTGGGCCGGATCTGCCATATCTCAGCTATCTCTCTTTCAAACCAATGTGCTGCCGGACAATCAGGTGTTAATGATGGCCATAGATCAGGCAGATTGGATGCAGTGAGTAAAAGATCGCCGGATGAAGGCCTGGACAGCACAGCCATTATTCGCAAAGGGCCATCATTGTCAGGGCGCCAGACCGGCAAGGCAGAAAGCCGCGAACCGGCAGCAACTGAATCTTTTATAATTTTACTGAATTCTTCAAAGGTGATTACCGGCAGGCAGTCATGATCTATTGCCTGTCCGTTTGTGATTATTAGTAAATTTTCAGAAGGCATCTTAGAAACCTCCCGTCATGGCGGCTGCCTTGCCAAAGAAATTCCAGACGAATCCCGGGATATAAAGGCCCATCACCAGGATAACCGCGGCCAAGGCCATTGCCGGTCCGGCAAACCAGATAGGTTCCCGTTGATTGATATGGGAAGGATCAAAAGGCTTCTCTTTTTCAGGGAGTCCGAAAACCATGGGAATCACTATCCTTGCCATGGCTATAAAGATCACTCCCAGTACCACCAGATAACCGGCAGCTACAAACCATCGGCCTGATTGAAGCATTCCTTTTAATATCGTTATCTCACTTAGAAAAGGGCTAAAGGGCGGAGCACCTGTAATTGCCAGAAATCCAAATAGCCACAGGATACCTGCCAGAGGCGTAGTCTTTATAACATTACGGACATCGTCAGTTTTTTTACTTCCATAGGTGAAAAGTATTTGGCCGGAGACTAAAAAAAGCATACCCTTTGTCAGGGAGTGGTTTACGGCATGGAGCATAGCTCCTGTGCCTGCAAGGCCGCCAATACCTAAGCCCAGAGCCATGATCCCCATGTGTTCTATGCTTGAATAGGCAAGCATCCGTTTGTAATCGGACTGACGGATCATAAAGGCTGCAGCTATGGCCATTGAAAACATACCGAAGAAGACCAACAGCTCTCCGCTGAAAGACCCAAGTCCTGCAGCCGAAAGGACTGAATGAGCCCTGAAGATGCCTAAAAAGGCGCAATTGAGAAGGGCGCCGGAAAGAAGCGCCGAAACCATGGAAGGAGATTCGCTGTGGGCGTCCGGCAGCCAGGTGTGCATGGGGGCCATTCCCATCTTTGTACCATAACCCACCAGCAACATGAGAAAGGCTGCCTTGAGCCATGCCTGATCCAGTGAAGCAGCACCTGTAATTAAATTATCCAGGTTAAGATGCGTTTTGCCGTGACCGGCAAAGGCCATAAAATAATTACCCAGAAGGGCCACTGCTATGCCTACCGAGCAGATCAAAAGGTATTTCCATCTTGCCTCAAGGCTTCGATGATGGCTGTGAAAGCTTATCAGAGGTGCGCTGACAAGTGTAGTTGCCTCTACCGCCACCCACAACAATCCCATGTCGCGGCTTATGCAAACCATGCTCATGGAGGAGAGGAATAGCAGAAGGCAGGCGATAAATACTGCCTCCGGTTCGTTCCGGAACAGGAATCCTTCAACAGAATCCATGACCTTACGATCCGAATCTCTTCCGAGATAGCCTACAGTGTATATGGCAACTGCTAAAAAGAGGGCGCTGGTGATTGATAAAAATAAGAGACCGGTGGTATCCAGACCAATCCAGATTCCTGCCGTGGTGTGTGTCTTTTGAAGAGCCTGGACCGCTGTCATAATACTATGGCTGATTGCGCCGATGATCAATAATCCGCGCCTGATTCCTTTGCTGTGTATCACAAGGGCCAAAAGGCCGAGTGCGAGAGGAATCAAAACAATACTAATGAGCATGATATTAATCCTTCAGTTCCGACAAACGGTCGGTATCGATATTATCAAACTCCCGGGAGATCTGATAAACTGTAATTCCCATGACAAAAACAGCCACAAATACGTCCAGCAAGACCCCCATTTCCACAAGCAGCGGTTCTTCCACGGCAAGAGCTGCGCCAAAGGCATACACTCCGTTTTCCATAACAAGATAACCGACCACCTGGGTCAGGGCGTTTTTACGCGAAATAATTATCATCAAACCCGTCAGCGTGGTAAAAAGTGCAGCCGGGAGAAGAAAGGCTGATTCCTGGGAGACTGATGTCTTCAATGGAATAAAGATCAAAAAGCTCAAACCGAGAAGGACAATCCCTACAAGTACGGAGGCGCTGTAGCCGACAATGGGTTCAATTTCCCTCTGAGCCCCCGTTTCTCTCATTGCCCTGCGCAGAAGCCAGGGTAAAACCAGGCCCTTTACCATCAATGTTAA is a window of Pseudomonadota bacterium DNA encoding:
- a CDS encoding NADH-quinone oxidoreductase subunit C; amino-acid sequence: MPSENLLIITNGQAIDHDCLPVITFEEFSKIIKDSVAAGSRLSALPVWRPDNDGPLRIMAVLSRPSSGDLLLTASNLPDLWPSLTPDCPAAHWFEREIAEIWQIRPKDHPWLKPIRFLHSHDTNFHETTTVGVTDFFRITGEESHEVAVGPVHAGVIEPGHFRFLCHGETVYHLEISLGYQHRGIERAMNGGPGPRSIHYMETLAGDTTIGHATAYCRAVEAMSGIVASPHAEAIRAIAAELERIANHLGDLGALAGDVGYLPTMSYCGRIRGDVLNLTALLCGNRFGRGLIRPSGVAWDLDTELITRLLNGLDAVDKDATGAIELMLDTPSVLARFEGTGTISPETAIEVGLVGVAARACGLDCDVRREFPYGIYRFAQVYPCTWSTGDCFARAYVRWLEIKASLKFIRQQLRELPNGSITHEITPMREKMLTVSMVEGWRGEICHVAATDAKGHFLFYKVVDPSFHNWFGLALALRNQQISDFPLCNKSFNLSYCGHDL
- a CDS encoding NADH dehydrogenase FAD-containing subunit, translated to MLISIVLIPLALGLLALVIHSKGIRRGLLIIGAISHSIMTAVQALQKTHTTAGIWIGLDTTGLLFLSITSALFLAVAIYTVGYLGRDSDRKVMDSVEGFLFRNEPEAVFIACLLLFLSSMSMVCISRDMGLLWVAVEATTLVSAPLISFHSHHRSLEARWKYLLICSVGIAVALLGNYFMAFAGHGKTHLNLDNLITGAASLDQAWLKAAFLMLLVGYGTKMGMAPMHTWLPDAHSESPSMVSALLSGALLNCAFLGIFRAHSVLSAAGLGSFSGELLVFFGMFSMAIAAAFMIRQSDYKRMLAYSSIEHMGIMALGLGIGGLAGTGAMLHAVNHSLTKGMLFLVSGQILFTYGSKKTDDVRNVIKTTPLAGILWLFGFLAITGAPPFSPFLSEITILKGMLQSGRWFVAAGYLVVLGVIFIAMARIVIPMVFGLPEKEKPFDPSHINQREPIWFAGPAMALAAVILVMGLYIPGFVWNFFGKAAAMTGGF
- a CDS encoding hydrogenase; amino-acid sequence: MSIWTNIFILGLVLTDFRLLATSRLATVIQTTVFQAFALSAFMLTMADRPWPPLLIFLALLTLMVKGLVLPWLLRRAMRETGAQREIEPIVGYSASVLVGIVLLGLSFLIFIPLKTSVSQESAFLLPAALFTTLTGLMIIISRKNALTQVVGYLVMENGVYAFGAALAVEEPLLVEMGVLLDVFVAVFVMGITVYQISREFDNIDTDRLSELKD